Part of the Oscillibacter hominis genome is shown below.
GCCCTTTGACGGGGACGCCAAGGACCAGCGGTCATGGACGCGCTGGGCGGCGGAGTGGCTGTACGACGCCAGAAAAATCTGTAAGCCCGGCGCCCCGGTGTGTATGTTCATCGACTGGCGGCAGCTTCCCGCAGCTACGGACGCCCTCCAGTGGGCTGGCTGGATCTGGCGCGGCACCGCCGTCTGGGACAAGGGCAACAGCCGGCCCCAGAAGGGACGCTTCCGCCAGCAGGCGGAGTACATCGTCTGGGGATCCAACGGGGACATGCCCATCAGCCGGCCTGTGCCCTGCCTGCCCGGCGTGTTCAAGTACGGCAACCCCCAGAACCGCATCCACCTGACGGAAAAGCCCCTGCAACTTATGCGGGACATCGTGAAGATCACCGAGCCGGGCGGACGGATCCTGGACCCCTTTGCCGGCAGCGGCACCACGGTGCTGGCCGCTGTGCTGGAGGGCTACTCCGCCACCGGCATCGAAGTCACGGACGCCTATGCCGCACTGGCCAGAGGCCGGATCCGCCAGGCGCTGGAGGACGTCCAATGACACGCCCTTGCTTTTCAACCGTGGACGGCAAGGACGTCCAATGACACGCCCTGCCATTGAAGGGAGGTCTGCACCATAGCAAAAGAGCAGCAAGCACGATTTTTCAGAAAGGCGGCTTCTGTTGCTGATTTGCAAAACGACACCCCGATCATCAAGACCGCGCCTTTTACGGTGGTGCGGGAGATCATCCTGCCGGAATCCAAATACCGCCGCTTTCAAGCGGACCTGCTGGCCGAGGCCCCTTTCATCGCCGCAAGGACCCAGCTCACCGGGTACAGCGAGAAGTTCGGCCGCTTCCGCTGCCTGCTGGTCACCGCCCGCAGGCGGCAGGACGGCATCCTCGTTGACAGCGAAGGTTACACCTACGCCCGCTATGCGGCGTATGTGCGGGACAAGCGCGAACTGGAACTGGCCGGCGTCCCGCGGGATAACCTGGACTTCAAGGCCCATGAGCGGTGAGCATTTTTCTTTTCCGCAGGAGAGGGAATTGAAATCCACCTACCGCTTGAAAATGGCCGCGCCCTGCGCGGCGAGGCCACCGCCGCCTTCGGCGGCGATGGCGCAAGCATAGCGCAAAGATATCTTTTGCGCGCTTGCAGGGGGGATCCCCCTGGCCCCAATGCCGCCTGCAGGCGGAAAATTGCCGGCTGTGAGCCGTGGAAGGAGTGAGCATGCAGAAGAAATACGAGATTTGCCTACGGCTGTCCCAAGAGGAAAAAACGCTGCTGGAGAACAGCGCCCGATGTTGCGGCCTTTCCAAAACCGCCTACCTCCGGCGCCTCATTCTGGGGGCGGAGGTTCGCGCGCTCCCTTCTCAGGAGATCAAAGCCCTCCGCACGGAGATCCATCATATCGGCAACAATATCAATCAAATCGCCCGCAGTGTCAATGCTGGAATTGCCAAACCGGACGATGCCAAACACGGGCTGTATATGCTGGATCGTGTCTATGAACTCATGTACCAAGTGGCGAAAAAGTAAATGGCTGTTACAAAAGTTCTTGCCAGGAAAGGTCGTCTGGATGTCGGCATCCACTATGTGCTCAATGGCGATAAGACTAACGAACAGATTCTTACAGCCTATCTGAATTGCGATCCCGGCCACGCATGCAGGCAGATGCTGGATACGAAACGTGCAATGGGCAAAACAGACGGCGTCCAGTATTATCACATCATCCAGTCCTTCAAGCCCGGCGAGGTCACCCCGGAGCTGGCGCTGGAGATCGCCAGGGAGTTCGCGGCAGAGCATCTGCCCGGCTACCAGGCGGTCATCGGCGTCCATGTGGACAAGGAGCACATCCATGCCCATACCATCTTCAATTCCGTGAATGCGGATACCGGCGAGAAGTACCACAGCAATGCCCGCAGTTACTACAGCCAGATTCGCGCCATCTCAGACCGGCTGTGCCGGGAACATGGCCTGTCCGTCATCATGGAGGGAAAAGCAGATAAGGCCGTCAGCTACATTGAGTGGCTGCGGCAGAGCAGGGGCCAGCCCACCTTCCGGGCAATGCTGGAGGCGGATCTGCGGGAGGCCATAGAGGATGCCAACGATATCGGTCACTTCTTCCTCATCATGGAGCACAAGGGATATGAGATCAAGCATGGGAATCGCCTCGGTTTCCGTCTGCGGGGCCAAGATCGGTTCATGGTACCGGGCCGAAAAAACCCGCTGTTCACCGAGGACGGCATCCGCGCCGCCATTGGAGGGAATCTGGATGCCATTGCCGCAGGTACGCGCCCCGCCATCATCTACCGGCCGCGGTACCAGCCGTACCGCAGGCATCCCAAGTACACCGGATTCATGGCCCTGTATGTCCATTACCTCTATCTGCTGGGCAAGGCCGGGCAGCGGCAGTACCCGCCGAGGATGACGCCCCATCTCAGACGGGAGATCATGAAGTTCGAGAGTTACAAGGAGCAGTTCGCCTTCCTGCGGGCGCATGGTATTACTACGGCGGAGGATTTGAGTGCCGTCCGC
Proteins encoded:
- a CDS encoding DUF6329 domain-containing protein, encoding MQNDTPIIKTAPFTVVREIILPESKYRRFQADLLAEAPFIAARTQLTGYSEKFGRFRCLLVTARRRQDGILVDSEGYTYARYAAYVRDKRELELAGVPRDNLDFKAHER
- a CDS encoding DNA-methyltransferase, encoding MSDNPQWEIIQGDALKVLSGFAPGTFDAVITDPPYASGGRTQAEKNKSTAKKYSNMGDHAPPPFDGDAKDQRSWTRWAAEWLYDARKICKPGAPVCMFIDWRQLPAATDALQWAGWIWRGTAVWDKGNSRPQKGRFRQQAEYIVWGSNGDMPISRPVPCLPGVFKYGNPQNRIHLTEKPLQLMRDIVKITEPGGRILDPFAGSGTTVLAAVLEGYSATGIEVTDAYAALARGRIRQALEDVQ
- a CDS encoding relaxase/mobilization nuclease domain-containing protein, whose protein sequence is MAVTKVLARKGRLDVGIHYVLNGDKTNEQILTAYLNCDPGHACRQMLDTKRAMGKTDGVQYYHIIQSFKPGEVTPELALEIAREFAAEHLPGYQAVIGVHVDKEHIHAHTIFNSVNADTGEKYHSNARSYYSQIRAISDRLCREHGLSVIMEGKADKAVSYIEWLRQSRGQPTFRAMLEADLREAIEDANDIGHFFLIMEHKGYEIKHGNRLGFRLRGQDRFMVPGRKNPLFTEDGIRAAIGGNLDAIAAGTRPAIIYRPRYQPYRRHPKYTGFMALYVHYLYLLGKAGQRQYPPRMTPHLRREIMKFESYKEQFAFLRAHGITTAEDLSAVRARAEETLASLMKQRTILNVRKKKRRALYDALSDAEALAPARDCYESGMPGMEEPFARYMDAVSALEQCGIHREQLMAEKAELYRQLADVNREIRRARKEISMCDTIERNRPQMEHDIHVAEAKAKEVERDEYRRR
- a CDS encoding plasmid mobilization protein; protein product: MQKKYEICLRLSQEEKTLLENSARCCGLSKTAYLRRLILGAEVRALPSQEIKALRTEIHHIGNNINQIARSVNAGIAKPDDAKHGLYMLDRVYELMYQVAKK